Below is a window of uncultured Fretibacterium sp. DNA.
CTGGGTCTCCCCCAGGCAGGTCCTCGCGGCGCTGCCCCTGTCCGCGCGCAACATCGTCTCGGTGGCCACGGCGTGCGCCACGGCGGGCATCATCGTGGGGATGGTCACGCTGACCGGCCTGGGACAGAGGATCGGCGCCGGGATGTTCCAGGTCGTCGGGGGCAACGTGTTCCTGGGGCTCGTCTGCGCCATGGTCACGTCGCTGGTGCTCGGCATGGGGGTGTCCACCACCTCGAACTACATCATCACGTCGACCGTGGCGGCGCCGATCCTGATTCAGCTGGGTATCCCCCTCCTGGCGGCCCATATGTTCTGCTTCTACTTCGGCATCATCGCGGACATCACGCCTCCCGTGGCGCTGGCCGCCTATGCCGGCTCGGCCATCGCCAAGGGCAATCCCTTCAAGACGGGGGCCAACGCCTCCAAGCTGGCCATCGCCGCCTTTCTGGTGCCCTATATGTTCGCGCTCAACCCCAAGCTCATCATGATCGGCGGGACCTTCGCCGAGGCCCTGCCCATGATCCTGACCGCCCTGGTGGGGTTGTTCGGGATTGGGGGCGGCCTGATCGGCTACCTCAATGCCCCGATAAAATCCTACTGGCGCCTGCTTCTGGTCGCCGGCGGGCTGGGACTCCTCATCCCCGGGACGACGAGCGACCTGGTCGGGGTGGTGCTCATCCTGGCCGTTTACTTCTTCCACCTGCGCAGGAGGAAGGGCGCATGACCGCCCACGACCGCCGCGGGGTGAGAAGGGCTGTCCGGAAATGAGGCTCTTCATGGTGCGCCACGGGGAGACGGCTTGGAACCGGGAATGGCGCCTTCAGGGTCAGAGGGACATCCCGTTGGACGAGACGGGGCTGCGGCAGGCGGAGCTCACGGCCGGGCGCTTTCGCGGTTTTCCGCTGGACGCGGTGCTCTCCTCGCCGTTGAGGCGGGCGGAGGCGACCGGCAGGAGAATCTTCGAGGCGGCGAAATGCGAAAGTTTCGTGACCGACCCCGGCTTCATGGAGATCCACCACGGCGACTGGGAGGGCATGACCGTGCGGGAGATCGCGCAAAAGGACGCGTCCCTGCTGGAGGAGTGGCATTCCTGCCCCGAAAGGGTGAGGATGCCCGGCCCCGGCGGCGAGGCCCTGGCGGATGTGCAGCGGAGGGCGGTCTCGGCGCTGGAACGCACCGTGCCGAACTCCGGCAAAGACGCGCTGCTGGTGACGCACGGCGCGGTCCTCAAGGTGCTGATCTGTCACTTTCTCGACGTCCCGCTGTCCTGCTATTGGCGGCTCAGGGTCCCGAACTGCGGCGTCTCCTGCGTCGAGTTCACGGACGGAATGCCGCGTGTGGCGCTCTTGAGCGACGTTGGCCATCTGAGGGAGGGGCGGGGAAACTTTTTGCCGTAATTTTCCGCAGAATAAATCATTCATATGCTTCGTTCAATCAGACGTCCCACTCTTTGCAGCCTTTCGGGCGGCGGATGCCGTGTTGGCGCCAACATCGAAGTAAAGTCCGGCAGTTTCACCTTCAACGCTGA
It encodes the following:
- a CDS encoding histidine phosphatase family protein, which codes for MRLFMVRHGETAWNREWRLQGQRDIPLDETGLRQAELTAGRFRGFPLDAVLSSPLRRAEATGRRIFEAAKCESFVTDPGFMEIHHGDWEGMTVREIAQKDASLLEEWHSCPERVRMPGPGGEALADVQRRAVSALERTVPNSGKDALLVTHGAVLKVLICHFLDVPLSCYWRLRVPNCGVSCVEFTDGMPRVALLSDVGHLREGRGNFLP